The Flavobacterium faecale genome has a segment encoding these proteins:
- a CDS encoding O-antigen ligase family protein, with protein MKKEEINYIILLLIHVGIGFLVYLLPILAKLYGFLGLFIGMYYVIQSKNRNHECLYAAAYLVGSELLLRMTNGNITYEFSKYGVMIFIFMGMLYTGFSRKGYIYWLFIILLIPGVILSTFSLNFDTDIRKAIAFNISGPVCLAFAALYTYRRTLTLEQFNNLLLSLGLPIVSALIYLIFYTAPIQEVITGTASTFATSGGFGPNQVATYLGLGMFVFFSRVILESKSKIIIAVNLIIAFNFFYRGMVTFSRGGMITGLFMISLLLFSLYFKANGPGKVKLGVIIIIISSVLLAAWSYTSLQTGGLINKRYANQDAAGREKENQFSGRQEIALDEIEIFFDNPLIGAGVGRGAELREQKTGVFVLSHDEITRMLAEHGSLGAFGLLILILTPLSLYLQKGYNIYLLCLLSFWFLTINHAAMRTAVPGFVYALSLLNVNLNPKKKQELATQ; from the coding sequence ATGAAAAAAGAAGAGATTAATTATATAATTTTATTACTAATCCATGTCGGCATTGGGTTTTTGGTGTATTTGCTACCTATCCTTGCTAAGCTATACGGTTTTTTAGGTCTGTTTATTGGAATGTATTACGTGATTCAATCAAAAAACAGGAATCATGAATGCCTCTATGCAGCAGCTTATTTGGTAGGAAGTGAGCTTTTACTGCGAATGACCAATGGAAATATCACCTATGAGTTTTCAAAGTATGGGGTGATGATCTTTATTTTTATGGGAATGCTTTATACTGGTTTCTCTAGAAAAGGATATATCTATTGGTTATTTATTATACTACTAATTCCGGGTGTGATTTTGTCTACATTCTCGTTAAATTTTGATACTGACATCAGGAAAGCAATTGCCTTTAATATTTCGGGGCCAGTTTGTTTGGCTTTTGCAGCTCTTTATACCTATCGTCGAACTTTGACATTAGAACAATTTAATAATTTACTATTAAGTCTCGGGCTTCCAATTGTAAGTGCTTTGATCTACTTAATTTTTTACACGGCACCAATTCAAGAGGTAATTACAGGAACAGCAAGTACATTTGCAACTTCTGGTGGTTTTGGTCCTAATCAAGTAGCTACTTATTTAGGATTGGGAATGTTTGTATTTTTTTCTAGGGTAATTTTAGAGTCAAAATCAAAAATTATTATTGCTGTTAATTTGATTATTGCTTTCAATTTCTTCTATCGCGGAATGGTTACTTTTTCTAGAGGAGGTATGATTACAGGTTTATTTATGATTTCGCTCTTACTATTTTCATTGTATTTCAAAGCAAATGGTCCGGGCAAGGTAAAATTAGGTGTAATCATAATTATTATTAGTTCCGTTCTCCTTGCAGCATGGAGTTATACATCCTTGCAAACGGGAGGGTTGATTAATAAGCGATATGCTAATCAAGATGCTGCCGGGCGCGAAAAAGAAAATCAATTTTCGGGTAGGCAAGAAATTGCATTAGATGAAATAGAAATATTTTTTGACAACCCTTTAATAGGAGCCGGAGTGGGTAGGGGAGCAGAATTAAGAGAACAAAAAACAGGTGTTTTCGTCTTATCACACGATGAAATTACAAGAATGCTCGCAGAGCACGGTTCTCTTGGAGCCTTTGGCTTGCTTATTTTAATACTAACACCGCTGTCGCTCTACTTACAAAAAGGGTATAATATTTACCTACTGTGCTTGCTATCTTTTTGGTTTTTAACCATTAATCACGCCGCCATGCGTACAGCTGTTCCTGGATTTGTATACGCCTTATCATTGCTCAACGTCAATTTAAACCCAAAGAAAAAGCAAGAGCTAGCAACCCA